In a genomic window of Quercus lobata isolate SW786 chromosome 4, ValleyOak3.0 Primary Assembly, whole genome shotgun sequence:
- the LOC115987987 gene encoding uncharacterized protein LOC115987987 isoform X2 — protein sequence MKESLVYASAAKKNKNVQKVAALATSAIREGKLQLPTPGEKRKFIVDTSPKTFGTITRPKETPNHPSSTPACSASVDRLRVHDKGKGPFTPPKPPLLVQDASYAVEQALFIIKNEDIDDCDEYATSSIIVSELHDLIKAMVRMKILELRCKDYEDQVVALRKRLENNIEVIKGLSEFVSPLIEKVAILETKVKELEVQCASHVDLFIFPEDEKIHLSKELGKLQEELSNAKMRVVVKYSTS from the exons ATGAAAGAATCTCTTGTATAT GCTAGTGCTGCTAAAAAGAACAAGAATGTCCAGAAGGTAGCTGCTCTTGCTACATCCGCAATTAGAGAGGGGAAGCTGCAACTTCCCACACCTGGTGAGAAAAGGAAATTCATTGTGGACACTTCTCCTAAAACCTTTGGGACTATTACTCGTCCGAAAGAGACTCCCAACCACCCTTCTTCGACTCCTGCCTGTTCGGCTTCTGTTGATCGTCTAAGGGTTCACGATAAGGGAAAGGGTCCTTTTACCCCTCCCAAGCCTCCTCTACTCGTTCAAGATGCTTCTTATGCTGTGGAGCAAGCCTTGTTTATCATTAAGAATGAGGACATAGACGATTGTGATGAGTATGCTACTAGTTCTATTATTGTGTCTGAGCTGCATGACCTCATCAAG GCAATGGTAAGAATGAAAATCCTTGAGTTAAGGTGTAAGGACTATGAGGATCAAGTAGTTGCCCTTCGAAAGCGTTTGGAGAACAACATTGAGGTCATCAAAGGGTTGTCAGAATTTGTGTCCCCACTAATAGAGAAGGTAGCTATCTTGGAGACTAAGGTGAAGGAGTTGGAGGTGCAATGCGCTTCCCATGTAGACCTCTTCATCTTTCCAGAGGACGAGAAAATACACCTCTCGAAGGAGCTGGGAAAGCTTCAGGAAGAGCTGAGTAATGCTAAGATGAGAGTTGTTGTGAAGTACTCCACTTCGTAG
- the LOC115987987 gene encoding uncharacterized protein LOC115987987 isoform X1 yields the protein MKESLVYMKASAAKKNKNVQKVAALATSAIREGKLQLPTPGEKRKFIVDTSPKTFGTITRPKETPNHPSSTPACSASVDRLRVHDKGKGPFTPPKPPLLVQDASYAVEQALFIIKNEDIDDCDEYATSSIIVSELHDLIKAMVRMKILELRCKDYEDQVVALRKRLENNIEVIKGLSEFVSPLIEKVAILETKVKELEVQCASHVDLFIFPEDEKIHLSKELGKLQEELSNAKMRVVVKYSTS from the exons ATGAAAGAATCTCTTGTATAT ATGAAGGCTAGTGCTGCTAAAAAGAACAAGAATGTCCAGAAGGTAGCTGCTCTTGCTACATCCGCAATTAGAGAGGGGAAGCTGCAACTTCCCACACCTGGTGAGAAAAGGAAATTCATTGTGGACACTTCTCCTAAAACCTTTGGGACTATTACTCGTCCGAAAGAGACTCCCAACCACCCTTCTTCGACTCCTGCCTGTTCGGCTTCTGTTGATCGTCTAAGGGTTCACGATAAGGGAAAGGGTCCTTTTACCCCTCCCAAGCCTCCTCTACTCGTTCAAGATGCTTCTTATGCTGTGGAGCAAGCCTTGTTTATCATTAAGAATGAGGACATAGACGATTGTGATGAGTATGCTACTAGTTCTATTATTGTGTCTGAGCTGCATGACCTCATCAAG GCAATGGTAAGAATGAAAATCCTTGAGTTAAGGTGTAAGGACTATGAGGATCAAGTAGTTGCCCTTCGAAAGCGTTTGGAGAACAACATTGAGGTCATCAAAGGGTTGTCAGAATTTGTGTCCCCACTAATAGAGAAGGTAGCTATCTTGGAGACTAAGGTGAAGGAGTTGGAGGTGCAATGCGCTTCCCATGTAGACCTCTTCATCTTTCCAGAGGACGAGAAAATACACCTCTCGAAGGAGCTGGGAAAGCTTCAGGAAGAGCTGAGTAATGCTAAGATGAGAGTTGTTGTGAAGTACTCCACTTCGTAG